In the Ipomoea triloba cultivar NCNSP0323 chromosome 6, ASM357664v1 genome, one interval contains:
- the LOC116021821 gene encoding uncharacterized protein LOC116021821 translates to MMMRASGGYSSISNGVVCPKPRRVNESIRPFCFLEFSGQMKACDSDAGTEILDIILARETSGAGKLNIREGASSPPFFFGSPPSRASNPLIQDAHFSKENFVPPLATLTSPSPPLPSSSPSSARKNGGGCGMKFGHKPAPVRIEGFNCNGNCRVSAVA, encoded by the exons ATGATGATGAGGGCTTCAGGAGGATACTCTTCAATCTCAAATGGTGTTGTGTGCCCCAAGCCTCGCAGAGTTAATGAATCCATCAGACCTTTCTGTTTTCTGGAATtcag TGGACAAATGAAGGCTTGTGATTCAGATGCTGGGACTGAGATTCTGGACATTATACTCGCCAGG GAGACTTCTGGTGCTGGAAAACTCAATATTCGTGAGGGGGCTTCGTCACCGCCATTTTTCTTTGGGTCGCCACCGAGCAGGGCATCAAATCCCCTGATTCAAGATGCCCATTTCAGCAAGGAAAATTTTGTTCCACCACTTGCAACGTTAActtcaccatcaccaccactgCCATCCTCCTCGCCCTCCTCTGCTCGTAAGAATGGAGGTGGGTGCGGGATGAAGTTTGGGCACAAGCCAGCTCCGGTGAGAATTGAAGGCTTCAACTGCAATGGGAACTGCAGGGTTTCGGCTGTAGCTTAG